From Pseudomonadota bacterium, one genomic window encodes:
- the pssA gene encoding CDP-diacylglycerol--serine O-phosphatidyltransferase, whose amino-acid sequence MSIVEKDDHSENPGDLHVIRGVYILPNLFTMGNLFCGFFAIISVLEGHFQLAATAIIIANVFDILDGKTARLMHATSRFGMEFDSLADLVSFGVAPALLTFTWGLSEYGRFGWLAAFLFLACGALRLARYNVQVDAVEKGFFNGLPIPAAASMVAAVVMIFYHLGGSGTARNVMVLLLTYALGFLMVSNVKYRSFKESLNKGRAPFMALVLAAVFIIVLASEPQITIFVLLSLYVVSGPVEKLLLLLGLVKPVPRGEEREEIF is encoded by the coding sequence GTGTCGATAGTCGAAAAAGATGATCATAGCGAGAACCCGGGAGATTTACACGTGATACGTGGTGTCTACATTTTGCCGAATCTGTTTACCATGGGAAACCTGTTTTGCGGGTTTTTTGCCATTATCTCAGTCTTGGAGGGTCATTTCCAGCTGGCGGCTACGGCGATTATCATTGCCAATGTCTTTGATATTCTTGATGGTAAGACCGCCAGGTTGATGCATGCCACCAGTCGTTTCGGGATGGAATTTGATTCCCTGGCCGACCTGGTATCCTTTGGTGTGGCTCCCGCGTTACTGACCTTTACCTGGGGATTGTCTGAATATGGCCGTTTCGGCTGGCTGGCGGCATTTTTGTTCCTGGCCTGCGGGGCATTGCGCCTGGCCCGTTATAATGTCCAGGTTGATGCGGTAGAGAAAGGTTTTTTTAATGGTTTGCCGATCCCGGCAGCAGCCAGCATGGTTGCCGCCGTGGTGATGATTTTTTATCATCTGGGCGGTAGTGGTACGGCCAGGAACGTGATGGTCCTTTTGCTGACCTATGCTCTTGGTTTCCTGATGGTCAGCAATGTGAAATATCGTAGTTTCAAAGAATCGCTGAATAAAGGCCGGGCCCCGTTTATGGCGTTGGTGCTGGCGGCTGTTTTTATCATTGTCCTGGCTTCAGAACCCCAGATTACTATTTTTGTTCTGCTAAGTCTGTATGTGGTTTCCGGGCCGGTGGAAAAGCTGTTGCTGCTCCTGGGTCTAGTGAAGCCGGTTCCCCGGGGAGAAGAAAGGGAAGAAATCTTCTGA